A portion of the Granulosicoccus antarcticus IMCC3135 genome contains these proteins:
- a CDS encoding PRC-barrel domain-containing protein yields the protein MTYCIFTDLRHYDVKSGTQTSPSDDNETLGNIHDIYFDDDTWAIKWFVVETGHWYSSNKILLDSKYFTQVSPATRTFHVSISKADIENAPSVDEHHPVGEQRKSELLYTSFGQDTLFFPGYSGVLMPQTLIERSAVLAEQEMDKQEADVSDADYADRHLRSASEILGYTVSAINGELGPVTDLVINTDQWNITLLALDTSKWLPDRTVVITPESIERISWEESKLFVTMSKQTIEKSPQLCDLKAIKTSYVSTLSDYYLYPMM from the coding sequence ATGACCTACTGTATTTTCACCGATCTGCGACACTATGATGTCAAGAGCGGCACCCAGACATCGCCAAGCGACGACAATGAGACGCTTGGTAATATTCATGATATCTACTTCGACGACGATACCTGGGCCATCAAGTGGTTTGTCGTCGAAACCGGACACTGGTACTCGTCCAACAAGATACTGCTGGATAGCAAATACTTTACTCAGGTATCCCCTGCCACCCGCACCTTTCACGTATCCATCAGCAAAGCGGATATTGAAAATGCTCCCTCCGTTGATGAACATCACCCCGTTGGTGAGCAACGCAAGAGCGAATTGCTCTATACATCGTTCGGGCAGGATACCTTGTTCTTTCCCGGTTACTCTGGAGTGCTAATGCCCCAGACCCTGATCGAACGTTCCGCGGTTCTGGCAGAGCAGGAAATGGACAAGCAGGAAGCCGACGTCTCGGATGCAGATTACGCCGATCGGCATTTACGCAGCGCCAGCGAAATTCTGGGCTATACCGTATCGGCAATCAACGGGGAGCTGGGACCGGTGACAGATCTGGTTATCAACACAGACCAATGGAACATCACCTTGTTGGCGCTGGACACCAGCAAGTGGCTGCCCGATCGTACGGTGGTCATCACCCCTGAGTCCATTGAGAGAATTTCCTGGGAGGAGAGCAAGCTGTTCGTCACGATGAGCAAGCAGACCATTGAAAAAAGCCCGCAACTGTGTGACCTCAAAGCCATCAAGACCAGCTATGTATCGACCTTGTCCGACTACTACCTCTACCCCATGATGTGA
- a CDS encoding class II fumarate hydratase: MKRTRTEKDSMGEIEVPFEALYGAQTQRAVNNFPVSGQPLPQRFIISLLHVKRAAAQANHDLKGLSAPMSGAIIKACDQLLDDPELMTHFPIDVFQTGSGTSTNMNANEVIARLASQLGGMTLQPNDHVNQSQSSNDVIPSCIHISASLALHHHLMPALLHLAKCIDGRADELAEVCKTGRTHLMDAMPITFGQVLSGWSTQIKANLVRLESQQSMLQQLALGGTAVGTGVNAPAGFASLTCRHMSDELQMAFIPTDNAYAAMATQDVAVALSGILRTCAVSLMKISNDLRWMNSGPLAGLGEIVLPELQPGSSIMPGKVNPVIPESTAMVAAQVMGNDATIGIAGQSGNFELNVMLPLIASRLLDSIELLGSSARLLADKAISGFTVNEPHIQEALFRNPILATALNPHIGYLKAAEVAKRAYKEGRPIVEVAEQMTDLPRNQLEELLNPMSLTRKPEKKD; this comes from the coding sequence ATGAAGCGGACTCGTACCGAAAAGGACAGCATGGGTGAGATCGAAGTGCCGTTTGAAGCACTCTATGGCGCTCAGACACAACGAGCCGTGAATAATTTTCCGGTTAGCGGCCAACCCCTTCCCCAGCGTTTCATCATATCTTTACTGCATGTCAAACGTGCCGCCGCTCAAGCCAACCACGATCTGAAAGGCTTATCGGCCCCCATGTCCGGAGCCATCATCAAGGCATGTGACCAGCTTCTGGACGATCCTGAGTTGATGACGCATTTTCCCATCGACGTTTTTCAGACTGGCTCAGGAACCAGTACCAATATGAACGCCAATGAAGTGATTGCCAGGCTAGCCAGTCAGCTGGGCGGAATGACGCTACAACCGAACGATCACGTTAATCAAAGCCAGAGCAGTAATGATGTCATTCCTTCCTGCATTCATATCAGTGCCTCTCTGGCATTGCATCACCATCTCATGCCGGCACTATTGCATCTGGCGAAATGTATTGATGGCAGAGCAGACGAACTGGCAGAGGTGTGTAAAACGGGCAGAACACATCTCATGGATGCCATGCCGATTACCTTCGGACAGGTACTGAGCGGATGGTCGACACAGATCAAGGCCAACCTGGTGCGTCTGGAATCGCAGCAAAGCATGCTGCAGCAACTGGCACTGGGCGGTACCGCTGTTGGTACGGGTGTCAATGCACCAGCAGGCTTTGCCTCCTTGACCTGCAGACACATGAGTGACGAGCTGCAAATGGCATTCATACCGACCGACAATGCCTATGCGGCGATGGCGACTCAGGATGTCGCAGTTGCTCTGTCAGGCATTCTCAGGACCTGTGCCGTCAGCCTCATGAAAATAAGCAATGATCTGCGCTGGATGAATTCAGGTCCTCTGGCGGGCCTGGGAGAAATAGTACTGCCTGAGCTACAACCAGGCTCATCAATCATGCCCGGCAAAGTCAATCCAGTCATACCCGAGTCTACTGCCATGGTTGCCGCTCAAGTCATGGGCAATGATGCCACCATCGGCATAGCCGGACAGTCGGGAAATTTTGAATTGAATGTCATGCTGCCGTTGATTGCCAGTCGCCTGCTTGACAGCATCGAGCTTCTCGGCTCAAGTGCACGCCTGCTTGCAGACAAGGCCATTAGTGGATTTACGGTCAACGAGCCTCATATCCAAGAGGCCTTGTTTCGCAATCCCATACTAGCCACCGCCTTGAACCCACACATTGGCTATCTGAAGGCTGCAGAAGTGGCGAAGCGCGCCTACAAGGAAGGCAGGCCGATTGTCGAGGTAGCTGAGCAAATGACGGATCTTCCCAGAAATCAGCTTGAAGAGCTGCTCAATCCCATGTCACTGACCAGGAAACCGGAAAAGAAGGACTAG
- a CDS encoding phosphomannomutase: MTKKLISSSVIEESGVAFGTSGARALVTQLTPDVCAAFTHAFIVGMKRNFDVPKVAMAIDNRPSSYKMASACAAALKQLDIDVDYYGVVPTPALAYVAQEDGIPAIMVTGSHIPFDRNGLKFYRPDGEISKADEKVILTEQVEFSELGDLPELEASDRAIGAYITRYTSIFSTPWLTGKRIGIYEHSSAGRDIYCRIFENLGAEVISLGRSDQFVPIDTEAVSEEDKAKAVAWCNEHELDALFSTDGDGDRPLLSDENGDWLRGDILGLLTAGALGIEALAIPVSCNTAVESSGKFSCVERTRIGSPYVIAEFSNLTSKYNSVAGFEANGGFLLGSDLQLNGQPLKALPTRDAMLPAIMTLFAAGEEPISALVNDLPQRFTHSDRIKDFATERSQEIIAQGKSDPDTLLKKLGFQNFVISKTDATDGLRVTLEDGRIVHLRPSGNAPELRCYAEADNYKEACDCVLQALDNVRTLSFD; the protein is encoded by the coding sequence ATGACTAAAAAACTGATCAGCTCTTCCGTTATCGAGGAAAGTGGCGTTGCGTTTGGTACTAGCGGTGCTCGTGCCCTGGTAACTCAGTTGACACCTGACGTGTGTGCGGCATTTACGCATGCCTTTATCGTCGGCATGAAACGTAATTTCGACGTCCCAAAGGTGGCAATGGCAATTGATAACCGCCCTAGCAGTTACAAGATGGCCAGCGCTTGTGCAGCTGCATTGAAACAACTGGATATTGATGTCGATTACTACGGCGTGGTCCCGACCCCTGCTTTAGCCTATGTTGCACAAGAAGATGGCATCCCCGCCATCATGGTAACGGGCAGTCATATTCCTTTTGATCGTAATGGACTCAAATTTTACCGTCCCGATGGTGAAATCAGCAAAGCGGATGAAAAAGTCATCCTTACTGAGCAGGTTGAGTTCTCTGAATTAGGCGATCTGCCAGAGTTGGAAGCCAGCGATCGCGCCATAGGTGCTTACATCACACGTTATACCTCCATTTTCTCCACCCCCTGGTTGACTGGAAAACGTATTGGTATCTACGAACACTCCAGTGCTGGCCGGGATATCTACTGCCGTATTTTTGAGAATCTGGGTGCTGAAGTTATCTCCCTGGGGCGTAGCGATCAATTTGTACCCATCGATACCGAGGCGGTTTCAGAAGAGGACAAGGCCAAGGCGGTAGCATGGTGCAATGAGCATGAACTTGATGCTCTGTTCTCAACGGATGGCGATGGTGATCGTCCACTCCTGTCTGACGAAAATGGCGACTGGTTGCGCGGTGACATACTTGGCTTGTTAACAGCCGGCGCACTTGGCATCGAAGCCCTGGCAATTCCTGTCAGCTGTAATACAGCCGTTGAATCAAGTGGTAAATTTTCTTGTGTTGAACGCACAAGGATTGGCTCACCTTACGTCATTGCAGAGTTTTCCAATCTGACCAGCAAATACAATTCGGTGGCTGGTTTCGAAGCAAACGGTGGCTTCTTGCTGGGAAGCGATTTACAGCTAAACGGCCAACCATTGAAAGCGCTGCCTACGCGTGATGCCATGCTGCCTGCAATCATGACGTTATTCGCAGCCGGCGAAGAACCAATTTCAGCATTGGTCAATGATCTTCCGCAGCGTTTTACGCACAGCGATCGTATCAAAGACTTCGCCACTGAAAGAAGTCAGGAAATAATTGCACAAGGAAAATCTGACCCTGACACTTTATTGAAAAAGCTGGGTTTTCAGAACTTTGTGATAAGCAAGACAGATGCAACTGACGGCTTGAGAGTGACATTGGAAGATGGCCGCATTGTTCACCTCAGACCATCCGGCAATGCCCCGGAGCTGCGCTGCTATGCAGAGGCTGACAATTACAAGGAGGCCTGTGATTGCGTACTTCAGGCTTTAGACAATGTACGGACGCTCTCATTCGATTGA
- a CDS encoding DnaJ C-terminal domain-containing protein, with protein MEFVDYYEVLGVEPEADAAEIKRAYRKLARKFHPDVSKESDSEAKFKTLGEAYSVLKDKEKRREYDQIRIYAGNSPQDEFRPPPGWQPGHGSGRRQSGAHEGGFSSENPQDFSDFFREIFGNDYQQAGGQAHASGAGFNPPSRDLHSHLQISLADAFNGAIVPVTLSVPAEDASGAIKMQDKTLKVTIPAGVLDGQRIRLRGQGNPGTGSTPAGDLYIDIKLQDDERFQLDGRNVTSVLPIAPWEAALGAVIEAPTLAGTVKLTIPAGSNGGKKLRLKGRGFPGKTPGDHLVVLRVDIPAVENDEQRALYESMKNLWSDDMARKRSA; from the coding sequence ATGGAATTCGTTGACTATTACGAAGTCTTGGGTGTAGAACCGGAGGCTGATGCCGCTGAAATAAAGCGAGCCTATCGCAAACTTGCTCGAAAATTTCATCCAGATGTCAGCAAGGAATCTGACAGCGAAGCAAAATTCAAGACACTCGGTGAAGCCTACAGCGTTCTGAAAGACAAGGAAAAGCGGCGCGAATACGATCAGATCAGAATCTACGCCGGTAATTCCCCGCAGGATGAATTTCGTCCCCCTCCGGGATGGCAGCCTGGACATGGCTCAGGCCGAAGACAGTCTGGTGCCCACGAAGGTGGATTTTCTTCAGAAAATCCGCAAGATTTCAGCGACTTCTTTCGCGAAATTTTTGGCAACGACTACCAGCAAGCAGGCGGACAGGCACATGCTTCTGGCGCAGGTTTCAATCCACCCAGTCGTGACCTGCACAGCCACTTGCAGATATCACTGGCTGACGCCTTCAACGGTGCAATCGTACCCGTGACACTAAGCGTTCCCGCTGAAGATGCATCGGGAGCAATCAAGATGCAGGACAAGACTCTGAAAGTGACCATTCCTGCCGGCGTCCTTGACGGGCAGCGAATCCGGCTTCGAGGCCAGGGCAATCCGGGTACTGGCAGCACACCGGCGGGTGATCTTTATATCGATATAAAATTACAGGATGACGAGCGCTTTCAACTCGATGGCAGAAATGTCACCTCGGTACTACCCATTGCCCCCTGGGAGGCTGCGCTTGGTGCTGTCATCGAAGCTCCAACTCTTGCCGGCACGGTAAAATTGACGATACCGGCAGGCTCTAATGGCGGCAAGAAACTCAGATTGAAAGGTCGTGGCTTTCCGGGCAAGACACCAGGCGATCACCTTGTCGTTTTACGTGTTGACATACCTGCGGTAGAAAATGACGAGCAACGGGCACTCTACGAATCAATGAAAAATCTGTGGTCAGACGACATGGCCAGAAAGAGGAGTGCATGA
- a CDS encoding CBS domain-containing protein → MNITELMTDRVATVSMDDPLSVVKNAFDNSRFHHLLVVDADVLVGVISDRDLLKAMSPFLGTAAEVRRDIQTIAQPVHKIMTRKLVTLGPEAQLQDAISVFKEQQISCIPIVDGIGQPIGIVSWRDIMKTL, encoded by the coding sequence ATGAACATTACCGAGTTAATGACCGACAGGGTTGCCACTGTGAGCATGGATGACCCGCTGAGTGTGGTCAAGAATGCTTTTGACAACTCTCGGTTTCATCATTTGCTGGTTGTAGATGCGGATGTGTTGGTCGGTGTCATCTCTGACCGTGACTTGCTGAAAGCCATGAGTCCCTTTTTGGGGACTGCTGCGGAGGTTAGGCGCGATATACAAACGATAGCGCAGCCGGTGCACAAGATCATGACCAGAAAACTGGTGACTCTGGGACCAGAGGCGCAGCTACAGGATGCCATTTCTGTCTTCAAGGAGCAGCAGATATCCTGTATTCCGATCGTTGATGGGATCGGGCAGCCAATTGGCATTGTCAGCTGGCGGGACATAATGAAGACGCTGTAA
- a CDS encoding isopenicillin N synthase family dioxygenase: MNIPQLDARCLFDSEHPDYQASLAQVRFAAQQVGFMTLTNTSMSSDDVLQVLDMYRRFFKLPADTKAACDMAKTGSNRGWGAPYAEQVDPDANPDFKEVFDSGLELSVDDPLARHTYYAPNRWPDEPADFHSVISGYYQQVTNISLSLLCAIAQAIGEPADYFADKFDKPMALLRGNYYPPRPASAAAKDFGIASHTDYGCLTLLATDGSPGLEVQTRQSGWVSVNASPGTFIINFGEMLQTWSDGKVVATPHRVIGGENERISVPFFFNPRHDVNVAPRGADEKMLAGDHLSARYDQTYVHRQTAAKH, translated from the coding sequence ATGAACATTCCGCAACTCGACGCTCGATGTCTTTTTGATAGTGAACATCCGGATTACCAGGCCAGTCTTGCTCAAGTACGATTCGCTGCGCAGCAGGTCGGCTTCATGACGTTGACGAATACGTCTATGAGTAGCGACGATGTTCTTCAGGTGTTGGATATGTATCGTCGGTTTTTCAAGTTGCCGGCAGATACCAAGGCGGCTTGTGACATGGCGAAAACCGGTTCGAACCGTGGATGGGGCGCGCCTTACGCAGAACAGGTCGATCCTGATGCGAATCCTGATTTCAAGGAAGTGTTCGATAGTGGCTTGGAGCTGAGTGTCGATGACCCTCTGGCCAGGCATACCTACTACGCGCCGAACCGCTGGCCTGATGAGCCTGCAGATTTTCATTCAGTGATTTCAGGCTACTACCAACAAGTCACGAATATCTCATTGTCACTGTTGTGTGCCATTGCTCAGGCGATAGGGGAGCCAGCTGATTATTTTGCTGATAAATTCGATAAGCCGATGGCACTGCTGCGAGGTAATTACTACCCGCCACGTCCCGCGAGTGCTGCAGCCAAGGACTTTGGCATCGCCTCTCACACTGACTATGGTTGCCTGACACTACTGGCTACCGATGGTTCGCCTGGTTTGGAGGTGCAGACACGGCAATCGGGGTGGGTGTCTGTCAATGCGAGTCCGGGGACATTCATCATCAACTTCGGGGAAATGCTGCAAACGTGGAGCGATGGGAAAGTAGTGGCTACCCCGCACCGGGTCATCGGCGGTGAGAACGAGCGTATTTCAGTTCCATTTTTCTTCAATCCGCGTCATGACGTGAATGTGGCACCGCGTGGCGCTGATGAGAAAATGCTTGCCGGTGATCATTTGTCTGCTCGATATGATCAGACCTATGTTCACCGACAGACAGCTGCAAAACACTGA
- a CDS encoding sugar-binding protein yields the protein MRSFNRSPFATTLAFLGLSLLASCSDGGSVTTLKARPSIPVTIPAVLQNDGTVVQENLSPQIRLSNGTSVNLVKNDDGSWSGTINVTPGRNYIATITWVESLDGQDIPLASQTQSLEVSADGNVTRTDSNDYSTDIDTDSDGISNLDERHNGTNPLQADSSVANNPSDDGSTDSSSQLPTESIPESTPTTEVEPDSESAGDTESTSDTEPTTGTEPTTDDTDPTSDTTPDITPEPTLADVIVPQIASLSAPLIDGTGVTTAGAGGDLSGEWAAAIQIDNSGAPLLINKLQSSQNPDGVNDSPGHRWAAMHDGRYLYVVVLVDNQTAHQSDSDDAGTQNDSLELFLDADNSKLQRYDDNDSNYLLPLQDSSEGTLPLTDGSAPGVTSTLSSAVLFASGPGKGPAGLTNPETNQDIYEIRVSLTAIGINTDEPFGFELMINDDDGIEGFISQWSWNQPTGSNTDAQQNPSVFGTLLLE from the coding sequence ATGCGATCCTTTAACAGATCTCCATTCGCAACCACACTTGCATTTCTGGGCTTGTCCTTGCTGGCATCGTGCTCCGATGGCGGCTCAGTTACTACTCTGAAAGCAAGGCCTTCCATTCCGGTCACCATACCCGCCGTACTGCAGAACGATGGGACCGTCGTTCAGGAAAACCTGAGCCCGCAAATCAGGTTATCCAATGGAACCAGCGTTAATCTGGTCAAGAACGATGACGGCAGCTGGAGCGGCACTATCAACGTGACACCTGGCCGCAACTATATCGCCACGATTACCTGGGTGGAGAGCCTTGATGGACAGGACATCCCTCTGGCCAGCCAGACCCAGTCACTTGAAGTAAGTGCAGATGGCAATGTCACAAGGACAGATTCCAACGACTATTCAACTGATATCGACACAGACAGTGACGGTATCAGCAATCTGGATGAACGCCACAATGGGACTAACCCTCTGCAAGCTGACAGCTCGGTTGCAAACAATCCTTCTGATGATGGCAGTACTGATTCATCATCGCAACTTCCTACCGAATCGATACCAGAGTCAACCCCAACTACCGAGGTTGAACCGGATTCGGAATCAGCAGGCGATACTGAATCAACCAGCGATACTGAGCCAACAACGGGTACTGAACCGACAACCGACGACACTGACCCAACAAGTGATACAACGCCTGACATCACGCCAGAGCCTACACTTGCAGATGTTATCGTCCCGCAAATCGCCTCACTCAGCGCACCGCTCATCGATGGCACTGGCGTGACCACCGCAGGCGCCGGTGGCGATCTGAGCGGAGAGTGGGCAGCAGCCATTCAGATAGACAACAGTGGTGCCCCCCTGCTGATCAACAAGCTGCAATCAAGCCAGAACCCTGATGGTGTCAATGACTCCCCCGGACATCGATGGGCAGCCATGCATGACGGCCGCTACCTCTACGTTGTAGTACTGGTTGACAACCAAACGGCTCATCAAAGTGATTCTGATGATGCGGGTACTCAAAACGACAGCCTTGAGCTTTTCCTGGATGCCGACAATAGTAAATTGCAGCGCTATGACGACAACGACTCCAACTACCTGTTGCCGTTGCAGGATAGCTCTGAGGGCACATTGCCATTGACTGATGGTAGCGCTCCCGGCGTCACATCTACCCTTTCATCGGCGGTTCTTTTTGCTTCCGGACCGGGAAAAGGCCCTGCCGGGCTGACTAATCCGGAAACCAATCAGGATATCTATGAAATCCGTGTTTCACTGACGGCCATCGGTATCAATACGGACGAACCGTTTGGTTTCGAACTCATGATCAACGACGATGACGGGATAGAGGGATTCATCTCTCAATGGAGTTGGAATCAGCCAACAGGCAGTAATACGGATGCACAACAAAATCCGTCTGTCTTCGGAACACTACTCCTCGAATAG
- a CDS encoding aldehyde dehydrogenase (NADP(+)) — protein MTLYGSRIAGKIHDDGPVFENDPVSGERSSFTVGTPELVEQASKAAADAFKSYGRTTRVERAEFLRTIAAEIELRGPAITAMGVAETGLPAGRLEGERGRTTGQLKLFAEHIEKAEYLDIRHDAALPDRAPAPRPDLRLMQRPLGPVAVFGASNFPLAFSTAGGDTASALAAGCPVVVKGHPGHPGTAAIVGEAIDAAVSKCNLHPGTFSLLNDGGPGNEGADSRAVGAALVQSPFIKAVGFTGSLGGGRALYDLASRRAEPIPFFGELGSVNPVFVLSAAAEARGAQLGKEWAGSLTMGVGQFCTNPGIVVIPSESAQAFEESAVAALADVPESAMLTSGIASAYRNGVKTLSNHAGVRIVQAPEADGRGAAPVVLAVTAEDFIANPGLAHEVFGPVGIIVSTHSNEQMLTIARSMEGQLTSTMQLDEADHAFAAELLPELEEIAGRILCNGFPTGVEVADSMMHGGPYPASTQSSTTSVGTLAIRRFLRPVSYQNFPAGLLPSDFGA, from the coding sequence ATGACGCTTTATGGCAGCCGTATTGCTGGCAAGATTCATGACGACGGTCCGGTCTTCGAAAATGATCCCGTATCCGGAGAACGCTCTTCATTCACCGTTGGAACACCAGAGCTGGTAGAGCAGGCGAGCAAGGCGGCGGCGGATGCTTTCAAGTCCTACGGTCGCACTACCCGTGTCGAGCGAGCGGAGTTTCTACGAACTATTGCTGCAGAAATCGAGTTACGGGGGCCGGCGATCACTGCCATGGGCGTTGCCGAAACCGGTTTGCCTGCTGGGCGTCTGGAGGGTGAGCGTGGCCGCACGACCGGTCAGCTGAAGTTGTTTGCCGAGCATATCGAGAAAGCTGAATATCTGGATATCCGTCATGATGCAGCGTTACCGGACAGAGCCCCTGCGCCTCGTCCTGATCTGCGTCTCATGCAACGACCACTGGGACCTGTGGCCGTCTTCGGAGCATCCAACTTCCCATTGGCGTTCTCTACTGCCGGCGGTGATACGGCCTCAGCCCTTGCCGCCGGTTGCCCGGTGGTCGTCAAAGGACACCCCGGACATCCGGGAACCGCCGCTATCGTAGGTGAAGCCATTGATGCTGCTGTGAGTAAATGCAACTTGCACCCTGGTACGTTTTCACTGCTTAATGATGGTGGGCCGGGCAATGAGGGGGCAGACAGTCGTGCGGTGGGCGCTGCACTGGTCCAGTCTCCTTTCATTAAGGCTGTTGGTTTTACCGGTTCTCTTGGTGGTGGTCGTGCCTTGTATGACCTTGCCAGCCGCCGGGCTGAACCCATCCCTTTCTTCGGTGAGCTAGGTTCTGTTAATCCGGTCTTTGTCTTGTCAGCGGCGGCCGAAGCACGTGGTGCACAGCTGGGCAAGGAGTGGGCCGGATCGCTGACAATGGGCGTCGGGCAGTTCTGCACCAATCCGGGTATCGTTGTAATTCCGTCAGAATCAGCGCAAGCGTTTGAAGAATCTGCCGTTGCCGCTTTGGCGGATGTACCTGAATCAGCAATGCTGACAAGTGGTATCGCCAGTGCCTATCGAAATGGTGTCAAGACTCTCTCCAATCATGCGGGTGTCCGGATAGTGCAAGCACCAGAGGCCGACGGGCGTGGTGCTGCTCCTGTTGTGCTTGCCGTCACCGCAGAAGATTTTATTGCCAATCCTGGCCTTGCCCATGAAGTATTTGGTCCAGTCGGCATCATTGTATCGACCCATTCCAACGAACAGATGCTGACGATTGCCCGTTCCATGGAAGGTCAGCTGACCAGCACCATGCAGCTTGACGAGGCTGATCATGCATTTGCGGCCGAGCTTCTGCCTGAGCTGGAAGAAATCGCGGGTCGTATTCTGTGCAACGGTTTTCCAACAGGCGTTGAAGTTGCTGATTCCATGATGCATGGTGGTCCATATCCGGCATCGACTCAGTCATCGACAACTTCGGTTGGCACGCTGGCTATACGGCGTTTTCTACGGCCTGTGTCTTACCAGAATTTCCCAGCAGGCTTGTTGCCATCTGACTTTGGCGCTTAG
- a CDS encoding chaperone modulator CbpM, giving the protein MQNDSEHDVASIDILYTQTEICTLCHITVSTLGSYIDHGVIDDLPDVESHFQQAHLIRILKAMKLQHELELDIAHLALVIGLLDTIEAQRSELELLRQLIV; this is encoded by the coding sequence ATGCAAAATGACAGCGAACACGACGTGGCATCGATAGACATTCTCTATACGCAAACCGAAATATGCACACTGTGCCACATAACGGTAAGCACACTGGGCAGCTACATCGATCACGGGGTGATCGACGATCTACCTGATGTGGAGTCGCACTTCCAACAGGCCCACCTCATTCGTATTCTCAAGGCGATGAAACTGCAACATGAACTGGAGCTGGACATTGCACATCTGGCACTAGTCATTGGCCTGCTCGACACCATTGAAGCTCAGCGATCCGAACTGGAATTATTACGCCAACTCATTGTTTGA